A section of the Streptomyces sp. CG1 genome encodes:
- a CDS encoding aldo/keto reductase, which translates to MEQRHLGRTGLRVSRIGLGTLTWGRDTDEHDAADMLKAFWEAGGTLVDTADVYGDGEAEYLLGQLMDGLVPRRDLVISTKAGSVPDPDRRFDGSRGHLLTALDASLNRLGTDYVDLWHVHAYDPDTPLEETLQALDIAVSSGRARYAGVSNFCGWQLAKAATWQLAAPGVRTRLASTQLEYSLLQRGVEREVLPAALDLGVGLLPSSPLGRGVLTGKYRHTTPPDSRGASEHLAPFVEPYLDDTASRIVDAVTTAADGLAVTPLQVALAWVRDRPGVAAPIVGARNAQQLTAALSVEALSLPDEICRALDDVSAPVHRYPDHDWSTL; encoded by the coding sequence ATGGAGCAGAGGCATCTCGGCCGTACCGGCCTGCGCGTGTCCCGGATCGGACTCGGCACCCTCACCTGGGGCCGGGACACCGACGAGCACGACGCCGCGGACATGCTGAAGGCGTTCTGGGAGGCCGGCGGCACGCTCGTCGACACCGCGGACGTGTACGGCGACGGCGAGGCGGAGTATCTGCTCGGGCAGCTGATGGACGGCCTGGTGCCGCGCCGGGACCTGGTCATCTCCACCAAGGCGGGCAGCGTCCCCGACCCCGACCGCCGCTTCGACGGCTCCCGCGGCCATCTGCTCACCGCGCTCGACGCCTCCCTGAACCGCCTGGGCACGGACTACGTCGACCTGTGGCACGTCCATGCCTACGACCCCGACACGCCGCTGGAGGAGACGCTCCAGGCCCTCGACATAGCGGTGAGCAGCGGCCGCGCCCGCTACGCCGGCGTCTCCAACTTCTGCGGCTGGCAGCTCGCCAAGGCGGCCACCTGGCAGCTCGCGGCGCCCGGTGTCCGGACCCGGCTGGCCAGCACGCAACTGGAGTACTCGCTGCTGCAGCGGGGCGTGGAGCGGGAGGTGCTGCCCGCCGCGCTGGACCTGGGCGTCGGTCTGCTGCCCTCCTCGCCGCTCGGCCGGGGCGTCCTGACCGGGAAGTACCGGCACACCACTCCGCCGGACTCGCGCGGCGCCTCCGAGCACCTGGCCCCGTTCGTGGAGCCGTATCTGGACGACACGGCCTCCCGCATCGTGGACGCGGTGACGACGGCCGCCGACGGGCTGGCCGTCACCCCGCTCCAGGTGGCCCTCGCCTGGGTCCGGGACCGGCCCGGTGTGGCCGCGCCGATCGTCGGCGCGCGCAACGCGCAGCAGCTCACCGCGGCGTTGTCAGTGGAGGCCCTTAGTCTTCCTGACGAGATCTGCCGGGCGCTGGACGATGTGTCGGCGCCCGTGCACCGCTATCCCGATCACGACTGGAGCACGCTGTGA